Proteins from a genomic interval of Gordonia sp. SL306:
- the rpsJ gene encoding 30S ribosomal protein S10 translates to MAGQKIRIRLKAYDHEAIDASARKIVETVTRTGARVVGPVPLPTEKNVYCVIRSPHKYKDSREHFEMRTHKRLIDILDPTPKTVDALMRIDLPASVDVNIQ, encoded by the coding sequence GTGGCGGGACAGAAGATCCGCATCAGGCTCAAGGCCTACGACCACGAGGCGATCGACGCTTCGGCGCGCAAGATCGTGGAAACCGTGACCCGTACCGGGGCACGCGTGGTCGGCCCGGTGCCGTTGCCCACCGAGAAGAACGTGTATTGCGTCATCCGTTCGCCGCACAAGTACAAGGACAGCCGCGAACATTTCGAGATGCGCACCCACAAGCGACTCATCGACATCCTCGACCCGACGCCGAAGACGGTGGATGCGCTGATGCGCATCGACCTGCCGGCCAGCGTCGACGTCAACATCCAGTAG
- the rplC gene encoding 50S ribosomal protein L3, with amino-acid sequence MTTQSATSNQSATRGILGTKLGMTQVFDENNRVVPVTVIQAGPNVITQLRTADRDGYTAVQLAYGAIDPRKVTKPVAGQYAKAGVTPRRHLAEIRIADVSELEIGQELTAEIFENGTKVDVTGTSKGKGFAGPMKRHGFSGLGASHGAHRVHRAPGSIGGCATPGRVFKGMRMAGRMGNDTVTTQNLTVHKVDADAGLLLIKGAIPGRKGGIVVIRDAVKGGAK; translated from the coding sequence ATGACCACACAGAGTGCAACCAGCAATCAAAGTGCCACACGGGGAATCCTGGGCACCAAGCTCGGCATGACCCAGGTGTTCGACGAGAACAACCGCGTCGTCCCGGTGACGGTGATCCAGGCCGGACCGAACGTCATCACCCAGCTCCGTACCGCGGACCGCGACGGCTACACCGCCGTCCAGCTGGCCTACGGCGCCATCGACCCGCGCAAGGTGACCAAGCCGGTCGCCGGGCAGTACGCCAAGGCCGGAGTGACCCCGCGTCGCCACCTCGCCGAGATCCGCATCGCGGATGTCTCGGAGCTCGAGATCGGCCAGGAGCTGACCGCCGAGATCTTCGAGAACGGCACCAAGGTCGACGTGACCGGCACCTCCAAGGGCAAGGGCTTCGCCGGTCCGATGAAGCGTCACGGCTTCTCCGGTCTGGGCGCCAGCCACGGCGCGCACCGCGTGCACCGCGCACCCGGCTCGATCGGTGGCTGCGCCACCCCGGGTCGCGTGTTCAAGGGCATGCGGATGGCCGGACGCATGGGTAACGACACCGTGACCACGCAGAACCTGACCGTGCACAAGGTCGACGCCGACGCCGGTCTGCTGTTGATCAAGGGCGCGATCCCCGGCCGCAAGGGCGGCATCGTGGTGATCCGCGACGCAGTGAAGGGTGGTGCCAAGTGA
- the rplW gene encoding 50S ribosomal protein L23, producing MATQANPRDIILAPVISEKSYGLIEDNVYTFIVHPDSNKTQIKIAVEQIFDVTVTSVNTANRQGKRKRTRFGYGQRKSTKRAIVTLSADSKPIEIFGGPVG from the coding sequence ATGGCTACGCAGGCCAACCCGCGTGACATCATCCTGGCGCCGGTGATCTCGGAGAAGTCCTACGGACTGATCGAGGACAACGTGTACACGTTCATCGTGCACCCGGACTCGAACAAGACCCAGATCAAGATTGCGGTCGAGCAGATCTTCGACGTCACGGTCACCAGCGTCAACACCGCCAACCGGCAGGGCAAGCGCAAGCGCACACGCTTCGGCTACGGCCAGCGCAAGTCCACCAAGCGCGCGATCGTGACGCTGTCCGCTGACAGCAAGCCCATCGAGATCTTTGGAGGCCCGGTCGGCTGA
- the rpsC gene encoding 30S ribosomal protein S3 — protein MGQKINPHGFRLGITTDWSSRWYADKQYAEYVKEDVAIRKLLSTGLERAGIAKVEIERTRDRVRVDIHTARPGIVIGRRGAEADRIRGDLEKLTGKQVQLNILEVKNAESEAQLVAQGVAEQLSNRVAFRRAMRKAIQSAMRQPNVKGIRVQCSGRLGGAEMSRSEFYREGRVPLHTLRADIDYGLYEAKTTFGRIGVKVWIYKGDIVGGKRELSAAAPAAEDRRPRRPSRPRRSGSSGTTATSTEAGRAADAPAVDANAGATAGAATEKEG, from the coding sequence GTGGGTCAGAAAATCAACCCGCACGGCTTCCGTCTGGGCATCACCACGGACTGGAGTTCGCGGTGGTACGCCGACAAGCAGTACGCGGAGTACGTGAAAGAGGATGTCGCCATCCGCAAGCTCCTGTCCACGGGACTCGAGCGCGCCGGCATCGCCAAGGTGGAGATCGAGCGCACCCGTGACCGGGTTCGCGTCGACATCCACACCGCCCGTCCGGGCATCGTCATCGGTCGCCGCGGCGCCGAGGCCGACCGGATTCGTGGCGACTTGGAGAAGCTGACCGGCAAGCAGGTGCAGCTGAACATCCTCGAGGTGAAGAACGCAGAGTCCGAGGCCCAGCTGGTGGCCCAGGGCGTCGCTGAGCAGCTGAGCAACCGTGTGGCCTTCCGCCGCGCGATGCGCAAGGCGATCCAGTCGGCGATGCGTCAGCCGAACGTGAAGGGCATCCGGGTCCAGTGCTCCGGTCGCCTGGGCGGCGCAGAGATGAGCCGCAGTGAGTTCTACCGCGAGGGTCGCGTGCCGCTGCACACGCTGCGCGCCGACATCGACTACGGACTCTACGAAGCCAAGACCACCTTCGGCCGCATCGGCGTGAAGGTCTGGATCTACAAGGGCGACATCGTCGGTGGCAAGCGTGAGCTGTCCGCAGCCGCGCCGGCCGCCGAAGATCGCCGTCCGCGCCGGCCCAGCCGGCCGCGTCGCAGCGGTTCCTCGGGTACCACCGCGACGAGCACCGAAGCGGGTCGTGCCGCCGATGCTCCGGCTGTGGACGCCAATGCGGGGGCCACTGCCGGCGCGGCCACGGAAAAGGAGGGCTGA
- the rplD gene encoding 50S ribosomal protein L4: MSTETTTKLTLDVKSADGKTNGTVDLPAELFDTTANISLMHQVVVAQQAAARQGTHATKTRGEVSGGGAKPYRQKGTGRARQGSTRAPQFAGGGTVHGPQPRDYSQRTPKKMKAAALRGALSDRARNERIHVITELVAGQNPSTKSARQFLEALSDRRKFLVVLGREDDAAWKSVANLQNVLPIAPDQLNTYDVLDSDEVVFSVETLNAFIEQNTEKKEA, from the coding sequence GTGAGCACCGAGACGACTACAAAGCTGACGCTGGACGTCAAGTCGGCCGACGGCAAGACCAACGGCACCGTTGATCTGCCCGCCGAGCTGTTCGACACGACCGCCAACATCTCCCTGATGCACCAGGTGGTCGTGGCCCAGCAGGCCGCAGCCCGCCAGGGCACGCACGCCACCAAGACTCGTGGCGAGGTGAGTGGTGGTGGGGCCAAGCCGTACCGCCAGAAGGGCACCGGTCGCGCCCGCCAGGGTTCGACCCGCGCGCCGCAGTTCGCCGGCGGTGGCACCGTTCACGGTCCGCAGCCGCGTGACTACAGCCAGCGGACCCCGAAGAAGATGAAGGCCGCCGCCCTGCGCGGTGCCCTGTCCGACCGGGCCCGCAACGAGCGCATCCACGTGATCACCGAACTGGTTGCCGGGCAGAACCCGTCGACCAAGTCGGCTCGCCAGTTCCTCGAGGCGCTGAGCGATCGCCGCAAGTTCCTGGTGGTGCTCGGCCGTGAGGACGACGCCGCATGGAAGAGCGTGGCGAACCTGCAGAACGTTCTGCCGATCGCACCGGATCAGCTCAACACCTACGACGTCCTGGACTCGGACGAGGTGGTGTTCAGCGTCGAGACGCTCAACGCGTTCATCGAGCAGAACACTGAGAAGAAGGAGGCGTGA
- a CDS encoding N-acetylglutaminylglutamine amidotransferase, whose translation MCGVCGEIRFDATTPDIGAVGVMTGSMSRRGPDGSGVFATGSVALGHRRLKIIDLSERGAQPMVDPELGLALVFNGCIYNHRELREELEAKGYRFFSHADSEVILKAFHAWGADCVDHLIGMFAFAVVDTDTGSLTLARDRLGIKPLYLAETPGRLRFASSLQALLRAGDVDTSIDRVALHHYFSFHSVVPAPHTIYNGIRKLPPATVRTITPDGRSTEKRYWTPAFSPHPDRGDWDESRWQHELLDSLRTSVRRRMVADVPVGVLLSGGIDSSLVVALLAEQGQTDLATFSIGFDSAGGESGDEYAYSDLIADTFATDHHKIHIGTDRLLPAVPGTIAAMSEPMVSHDCVAFYLLSEEVSKSIKVVQSGQGADEILGGYGWYPPLQHTPRDDTTKAYASVFFDRDHAAIGELLGEAYHLEQDYDPSWEFAHAHQSAAGARTAVDAALRLDTTVMLVDDPVKRVDTMTMAWGLEARVPFLDHEFVELAASCPPDLKLAHGGKGILKDASRSLLPSAVIDRTKGYFPVPGIRHLEGGVLDLVADTLRSSAATTRGLYRPEALDRLFADPNGIRTTLDANELWQVAMLEMWLQSMEAVTAP comes from the coding sequence ATGTGTGGTGTATGCGGTGAGATCCGTTTCGACGCGACAACTCCCGACATCGGCGCCGTGGGGGTGATGACCGGATCGATGTCCCGGCGCGGACCGGACGGATCCGGTGTCTTCGCCACAGGTTCAGTGGCGCTGGGCCATCGGCGTCTCAAGATCATCGACCTCTCCGAACGTGGCGCGCAGCCGATGGTCGACCCGGAGCTCGGCCTGGCGCTGGTGTTCAACGGCTGCATCTACAACCATCGCGAGCTGCGGGAAGAGCTCGAGGCCAAGGGTTACCGCTTCTTCTCCCACGCCGACAGCGAGGTCATCCTCAAGGCCTTCCATGCCTGGGGAGCCGACTGCGTCGACCACCTCATCGGGATGTTCGCCTTCGCGGTGGTCGACACCGACACCGGCAGTCTCACGCTGGCCCGCGACCGCCTGGGGATCAAACCGCTCTATCTCGCCGAAACCCCCGGGCGGCTTCGGTTCGCGTCGTCGCTACAGGCTCTGCTCCGGGCCGGCGATGTGGACACCTCCATCGACCGGGTGGCCCTGCACCATTACTTCAGTTTCCATTCCGTCGTCCCCGCACCCCACACCATCTACAACGGCATCCGGAAACTGCCGCCCGCGACGGTCCGGACCATCACACCGGACGGCCGCAGCACGGAGAAGCGCTACTGGACGCCGGCCTTCTCCCCGCACCCCGACCGTGGCGACTGGGACGAATCGCGGTGGCAGCACGAGTTGCTGGATTCGCTGCGCACCTCGGTCCGCCGCCGGATGGTCGCCGACGTCCCGGTCGGCGTGCTGCTGTCCGGAGGTATCGACTCGTCTCTCGTGGTCGCGTTGCTGGCCGAGCAGGGACAGACCGACCTCGCGACCTTCAGCATCGGATTCGACTCTGCCGGTGGAGAATCCGGAGACGAATACGCGTACTCCGATCTGATCGCCGACACCTTCGCCACCGACCATCACAAGATCCACATCGGCACCGACCGGCTGCTGCCCGCGGTACCCGGCACCATCGCCGCGATGAGCGAACCGATGGTCAGCCACGACTGTGTGGCCTTCTATCTCCTGTCCGAAGAGGTCAGCAAATCCATCAAGGTGGTGCAATCCGGCCAGGGCGCCGACGAGATCCTCGGCGGATACGGCTGGTATCCGCCGCTGCAGCACACCCCCCGCGACGACACCACCAAGGCCTACGCGAGCGTCTTCTTCGACCGCGACCATGCAGCGATCGGCGAGCTGCTCGGCGAGGCCTACCACCTCGAGCAGGACTACGACCCGAGTTGGGAGTTCGCCCACGCCCACCAATCGGCGGCCGGCGCCCGGACCGCGGTCGACGCGGCGCTACGTCTCGACACCACCGTCATGCTCGTGGACGATCCCGTCAAACGGGTCGACACGATGACCATGGCGTGGGGCCTGGAGGCACGGGTCCCGTTCCTCGACCACGAGTTCGTCGAGCTCGCGGCCAGCTGCCCGCCCGATCTCAAACTCGCCCACGGAGGCAAGGGAATCCTCAAGGACGCCAGCCGTTCCCTGCTCCCGTCCGCCGTCATCGATCGCACCAAGGGGTACTTCCCCGTGCCCGGTATCCGGCATCTCGAGGGCGGCGTGCTCGATCTCGTCGCGGACACCCTCCGCTCGAGCGCGGCAACCACTCGGGGGCTGTACCGGCCGGAGGCACTCGACCGCTTGTTCGCCGACCCGAACGGTATCCGGACCACCCTGGATGCCAACGAGTTGTGGCAGGTTGCCATGCTGGAGATGTGGCTACAGAGCATGGAAGCAGTCACCGCCCCGTGA
- a CDS encoding hotdog fold domain-containing protein translates to MSDSGSSSPTYALRRKLPDNAIGHALFSLGMVARVPYFGTVLPIVSEMRPGFCRVTAPNWFGVHNHIGTFHAIAACNLAEAAMGMLMEATTPTSHRWIPKAMNTQYLAKATTRLTAEARLDDTVSFDEIVEGTDVVVGVRVLDKHGTEVVHCDITTWVTPA, encoded by the coding sequence GTGAGTGACTCCGGCTCCTCGAGCCCCACCTATGCCCTGCGCCGCAAACTTCCCGACAACGCGATCGGGCACGCTCTGTTCTCGCTCGGCATGGTCGCCCGGGTGCCCTACTTCGGGACGGTACTGCCGATCGTCAGCGAGATGCGGCCCGGGTTCTGCCGGGTCACGGCACCCAATTGGTTCGGCGTCCACAACCACATCGGAACCTTCCACGCGATCGCGGCATGCAACCTCGCCGAGGCCGCGATGGGCATGCTCATGGAGGCGACCACGCCGACGAGCCATCGCTGGATTCCGAAGGCGATGAACACGCAGTACCTCGCGAAGGCGACGACGCGACTCACCGCGGAGGCCCGGCTCGACGACACCGTGAGCTTCGACGAGATCGTCGAGGGCACCGATGTCGTCGTCGGTGTCCGCGTTCTCGACAAGCACGGCACCGAGGTCGTGCACTGCGACATCACCACCTGGGTGACCCCGGCCTGA
- a CDS encoding carboxylate--amine ligase/circularly permuted type 2 ATP-grasp protein, which yields MTPANACAGPADPVGAVRKVGVEEEFHLVDLRTSRLTTRAPELLDVLPPGSPYVEELQRCVIEANSDVHRHLDDLRVDLQANRSVLVDAAAGLGIGVVAAGSVPLSVPTEMLVTETPRYRRMLADYQLLAREQLICGTQVHVDVTDRDEAVAIASRISPYIPSLLALSASSPFWADGTDTGYASARTLVWQRWPTTGPFPDVYSAAEYDDEIERLINSGVITDPGMVYFDVRPSARVNTLELRVCDSCPSVDTITLIAGLFRALVIREARRLDSPSPPTSPALYRAAIWQAARAGLEGDLIDVDHSAPRPAADVITDLTASLRNELEDCGDWPAVDELTRQALTFGSSSARQRRTLRRRGRFTAVVDNLIAETAGTLTEGPLPDDPEGRLLHGYRRPEQPADIPTVDSPDRESYDEAVASAGTSRPGYAEILASAASLGPNTLRKRQYQIEREQSIDGVTFRVTGQSRAQLFPLDVMPRYIGADDWQRVSRGLQQRALALNAFLTDVYGDQECMHDGILPPEALDRAPGYRQTGRVPAWQRVRTHICGTDLVSPEPGHFVVLEDNLRVPSGIAYAMSNRTLMTQFMSEIPMPAATMSVADVPRMIGETIAAAAPPDAHADGIDIMISSGWQDSAWFEHTILAAGAGLRLSTPEHLSVDVTDGPDAGRVFFHHGTSRVPVNTAYVRMDEDMLLSSNGFQDQPLRDGILDGLGRGRFALANALGNGVGDDKAIYYYVPAMIRYYLGEEPLLDQVPTWLCAERHQRDHVLDNLEHLVVKPIDGLGGSGITIGPECTEEELSRRRVDLLTQPERFIAQEVVALSTHPTFDGNGFYAHHVDLRAFVHLRGAGDERVSAHVAPAALTRVAPAGSLIVNSSRGGGGKDTWIQGADPATREG from the coding sequence ATGACGCCCGCAAACGCCTGCGCCGGGCCGGCCGACCCCGTGGGCGCGGTCCGCAAGGTCGGGGTCGAGGAGGAGTTCCACCTCGTCGACCTGCGCACGTCACGGCTGACCACCCGGGCTCCTGAACTGCTCGACGTGCTGCCGCCCGGCAGCCCCTATGTCGAGGAACTGCAGCGCTGCGTCATCGAGGCCAACAGCGATGTGCATCGACACCTCGACGACCTGCGCGTCGATCTGCAGGCCAACCGGTCGGTCCTCGTCGACGCCGCCGCGGGCCTGGGGATCGGCGTGGTCGCGGCGGGTTCCGTACCCCTCTCGGTGCCGACCGAGATGCTGGTCACCGAGACGCCCCGCTACCGGCGGATGCTCGCCGACTATCAACTCCTGGCCCGCGAGCAGTTGATCTGCGGCACTCAGGTACACGTCGACGTCACCGACCGCGACGAGGCCGTCGCCATCGCATCGCGCATCAGTCCGTACATACCGTCGCTGCTCGCACTGTCGGCGAGCTCACCGTTCTGGGCCGACGGCACCGACACCGGTTACGCGAGCGCCCGCACGCTCGTGTGGCAGCGCTGGCCGACCACCGGACCGTTTCCCGACGTGTACTCGGCGGCCGAGTACGACGACGAGATCGAGCGGCTCATCAACAGCGGCGTGATCACCGATCCGGGCATGGTCTATTTCGATGTCCGCCCGTCCGCGCGGGTCAACACCCTCGAACTCCGGGTCTGCGACAGCTGTCCGTCCGTGGACACCATCACCCTCATCGCCGGTCTGTTCCGCGCACTCGTGATCCGCGAGGCCCGCCGCCTCGACTCCCCGTCCCCACCGACGTCACCCGCGCTGTATCGGGCCGCGATCTGGCAGGCCGCCCGTGCCGGGCTCGAAGGCGACCTGATCGACGTCGACCACTCCGCACCCCGGCCCGCCGCAGACGTGATCACCGACCTCACCGCGTCGTTGCGGAACGAACTCGAGGACTGCGGCGACTGGCCTGCGGTCGATGAGCTCACCCGTCAGGCCCTGACCTTCGGGAGCTCCTCGGCACGACAGCGACGAACCCTGCGGCGCCGCGGTCGGTTCACCGCCGTCGTCGACAATCTGATCGCCGAGACGGCCGGGACCCTGACCGAGGGACCGCTGCCCGACGACCCCGAAGGCCGACTGCTGCACGGGTACCGCCGTCCCGAGCAGCCCGCCGACATCCCGACGGTGGACTCGCCGGACCGCGAGTCCTACGACGAGGCGGTCGCGTCCGCAGGCACGTCGCGTCCCGGCTACGCGGAGATCCTCGCGTCGGCCGCCTCGCTCGGCCCGAACACGCTGCGCAAGAGGCAATATCAGATCGAACGGGAACAGAGCATCGACGGTGTCACGTTCCGGGTGACCGGGCAATCGCGTGCCCAGCTCTTCCCGCTCGACGTGATGCCCCGCTACATCGGCGCCGACGACTGGCAGCGGGTCTCCCGAGGCCTACAGCAGCGGGCGCTGGCACTGAACGCCTTCCTCACCGACGTGTACGGCGACCAGGAATGCATGCACGACGGCATCCTTCCGCCCGAAGCGCTCGACCGCGCGCCCGGATACCGCCAGACCGGCCGCGTGCCGGCATGGCAACGGGTGCGCACCCACATCTGCGGTACCGATCTGGTCTCGCCCGAACCGGGACATTTCGTGGTCCTCGAGGACAATCTGCGCGTGCCGTCGGGAATCGCGTACGCGATGTCCAACCGCACGTTGATGACCCAGTTCATGTCCGAGATACCCATGCCGGCGGCGACCATGTCGGTCGCCGACGTCCCGCGCATGATCGGCGAGACCATCGCTGCGGCGGCGCCACCGGATGCCCACGCCGACGGCATCGACATCATGATCAGTTCGGGCTGGCAGGATTCGGCCTGGTTCGAGCACACCATCCTGGCGGCCGGCGCCGGACTGAGACTCTCGACACCGGAGCACCTCTCGGTCGACGTCACCGACGGCCCCGATGCCGGCCGCGTGTTCTTCCATCACGGCACCTCCCGTGTCCCTGTCAACACGGCGTATGTCCGTATGGACGAGGACATGTTGCTGTCCTCCAACGGTTTTCAGGATCAGCCGCTGCGCGACGGTATCCTCGACGGGCTGGGCCGCGGGCGATTCGCCCTCGCCAACGCGCTGGGCAACGGCGTCGGCGACGACAAAGCGATCTACTATTACGTCCCCGCGATGATCCGTTACTACCTCGGCGAGGAACCGCTCCTCGATCAGGTACCCACGTGGCTCTGCGCGGAACGCCATCAGCGCGATCACGTATTGGACAACCTGGAACATCTGGTCGTCAAACCCATTGACGGCCTGGGCGGTTCGGGAATCACGATCGGTCCCGAGTGCACCGAGGAGGAGCTGTCACGTCGCCGGGTCGATCTGCTGACCCAGCCGGAACGCTTCATCGCCCAGGAGGTGGTGGCCCTGTCCACCCACCCCACCTTCGACGGCAACGGCTTCTACGCCCACCATGTCGATCTGCGCGCCTTCGTCCACCTTCGCGGCGCGGGCGACGAGCGCGTTTCCGCCCACGTCGCCCCTGCCGCACTCACCCGGGTCGCCCCCGCAGGCAGCCTGATCGTCAACTCCTCGCGCGGCGGCGGCGGCAAGGACACCTGGATCCAGGGCGCCGATCCGGCGACCAGAGAGGGATGA
- the rplV gene encoding 50S ribosomal protein L22, with the protein MTTQTENPTAKATAKFVRVTPMKARRVIDLIRGKNVDEALDILRFAPQSASEPVYKVLASAVANAENNLDLDRRTLVVATAFADEGPTLKRFQPRAQGRAFRIRKRTSHITVVVESLPEKATAGRGRSRQPKKGAQ; encoded by the coding sequence ATGACTACGCAAACCGAGAATCCCACAGCCAAGGCGACCGCGAAGTTCGTTCGCGTGACGCCGATGAAGGCGCGCCGTGTGATCGACCTGATCCGCGGCAAGAACGTCGACGAGGCCCTCGACATCCTGCGGTTCGCCCCGCAGTCGGCGTCTGAGCCGGTCTACAAGGTCCTCGCCAGCGCCGTCGCGAATGCGGAGAACAACCTGGATCTGGATCGCCGGACCCTGGTCGTCGCCACCGCCTTCGCCGACGAGGGCCCCACGCTCAAGCGGTTCCAGCCGCGTGCACAGGGTCGTGCGTTCCGCATCCGCAAGCGCACCAGCCACATCACCGTCGTCGTGGAGAGCCTTCCCGAGAAGGCCACCGCCGGTCGAGGCCGGTCGCGTCAGCCGAAGAAGGGAGCCCAGTAG
- the rpsS gene encoding 30S ribosomal protein S19 — translation MPRSLKKGPFVDDHLLAKVDTQNEKGTKQVIKTWSRRSTIIPDFIGHTFAVHDGRKHVPVFVSDNMVGHKLGEFAPTRTFKGHIKDDRKAKRR, via the coding sequence ATGCCACGCAGCCTCAAGAAGGGCCCGTTCGTCGACGACCACCTGCTTGCCAAGGTGGACACGCAGAACGAGAAGGGCACCAAGCAGGTCATCAAGACCTGGTCGCGCCGTTCGACCATCATCCCCGACTTCATCGGTCATACCTTCGCCGTTCACGACGGTCGCAAGCACGTCCCGGTGTTCGTCTCGGACAACATGGTCGGGCACAAGCTGGGCGAGTTCGCCCCTACCCGCACCTTCAAGGGTCACATCAAGGATGACCGGAAAGCGAAGCGCCGGTAA
- the rplB gene encoding 50S ribosomal protein L2: protein MAIRKYKPTTPGRRGSSGADFAEVTRDHPEKSLVRPLHGRGGRNAHGRITTRHKGGGHKRAYRLIDFRRNDKDGVNAKVAHIEYDPNRTARIALLHFVDGEKRYIIAPKGLKQGDVVETGATADIKPGNNLPLRNIPTGTQVHAVELRPGGGAKMARSAGASIQLLGKEGSYATLRMPSGEIRRVDVRCRATVGEVGNAEQSNINWGKAGRMRWKGKRPTVRGVVMNPVDHPHGGGEGKTSGGRHPVSPWGQPEGRTRKNKASDQLIVRRRRTGKNKR from the coding sequence ATGGCTATTCGTAAGTACAAGCCGACGACCCCCGGTCGTCGCGGTTCGTCCGGCGCGGATTTCGCGGAGGTCACTCGTGACCATCCCGAGAAGTCGCTCGTCCGCCCGCTGCACGGCCGTGGTGGCCGTAACGCGCACGGCCGCATCACCACCCGTCACAAGGGTGGCGGTCACAAGCGTGCGTACCGCCTCATCGACTTCCGTCGCAACGACAAGGACGGTGTCAACGCCAAGGTCGCTCACATCGAGTACGACCCGAACCGCACTGCGCGGATCGCGTTGCTGCACTTCGTCGACGGCGAGAAGCGTTACATCATCGCGCCCAAGGGCCTGAAGCAGGGCGACGTGGTGGAGACCGGTGCGACCGCCGACATCAAGCCCGGTAACAACCTGCCGCTGCGCAACATCCCGACCGGTACCCAGGTGCACGCCGTGGAGCTGCGTCCGGGCGGCGGGGCGAAGATGGCCCGCAGTGCGGGCGCCTCGATCCAGTTGCTCGGCAAGGAGGGTAGTTACGCCACCCTGCGTATGCCGTCCGGCGAGATCCGTCGCGTCGACGTGCGCTGCCGCGCCACCGTCGGCGAGGTCGGCAACGCCGAGCAGTCGAACATCAACTGGGGCAAGGCCGGCCGTATGCGCTGGAAGGGCAAGCGCCCGACCGTCCGCGGTGTCGTGATGAACCCGGTCGACCACCCGCACGGTGGCGGCGAGGGCAAGACCTCGGGTGGTCGCCACCCGGTCAGCCCGTGGGGCCAGCCGGAAGGCCGGACCCGCAAGAACAAGGCCAGCGACCAGTTGATCGTCCGGCGTCGTCGCACCGGCAAGAACAAGCGATAA